A single Pagrus major chromosome 19, Pma_NU_1.0 DNA region contains:
- the apodb gene encoding apolipoprotein Db, producing the protein MSSVYLLLLLLPLVTAQTYRWGPCPTPQVQPGFNLQQYLGRWYEIAKLPASFERGKCIEANYGVRKDGTIQVLNSQFYKDKVRTVEGTAVIHDPREAAKLGVSFSYFTPYGPYWILTTDYTSLSVVYSCTDILRLFHIEFAWILGRSRFLPPETVSYAKELLMNEGIDLFRMKTTDQTGCKDN; encoded by the exons ATGTCCTCCgtctacctcctcctgctgctgctccctctgGTGACAGCACAGACCTATCGCTGGGGTCCCTGTCCTACTCCTCAGGTGCAGCCGGGCTTCAACCTCCAACAG TATCTCGGCCGGTGGTATGAGATCGCCAAGCTCCCCGCTTCCTTCGAGAGAGGAAAGTGCATCGAGGCCAACTACGGTGTGAGGAAAGACGGGACCATTCAGGTGCTGAACTCCCAGTTCTA TAAAGACAAAGTGAGGACAGTAGAGGGGACAGCAGTGATTCATGACCCGAGAGAAGCCGCCAAACTTGGAGTCAGCTTCTCGTATT TTACTCCCTACGGCCCTTACTGGATTCTGACCACTGACTACACCAGCCTGTCCGTCGTGTACTCCTGCACCGACATCCTCCGCCTGTTCCACATCGAATTCGCCTGGATCCTCGGCCGGTCGCGCTTCCTGCCTCCAGAGACCGTGAGCTACGCCAAAGAGCTGCTGATGAACGAAGGCATCGACCTGTTCAGGATGAAGACCACGGATCAGACGGGCTGCAAGGACAACTAG
- the otos gene encoding otospiralin — translation SLSFTEARVIPEGVPYDEPPAVPYWPYSTSDFWNYVEYFRSIGAYNHINELARAFFAHQPLGDTLGYESNQGHEH, via the exons tctctctccttcacagAGGCCAGAGTCATCCCAGAAGGAG TGCCTTATGATGAACCACCAGCTGTCCCCTACTGGCCCTACTCCACCTCTGACTTCTGGAACTACGTCGAGTACTTCAGATCCATCGGCGCCTACAACCACATCAACGAGTTGGCCCGGGCCTTCTTCGCCCACCAGCCCCTCGGAGACACCCTGGGATACGAGTCCAATCAGGGGCATGAACACTGA